The Alphaproteobacteria bacterium genome includes a region encoding these proteins:
- the ndhC gene encoding NAD(P)H-quinone oxidoreductase subunit 3 has protein sequence MESIVTSYLPVFIFIAIAIGIATALLMIPFIVAPKNSSKSKLSAYECGFEPVGDARSKFDVRFYLVAILFIIFDLEIAFLFPWAVTLGKIGFLGYCSMMMFLAVLTIGFIYEWFKGALEWE, from the coding sequence ATGGAAAGCATTGTAACTAGTTATTTACCAGTATTTATCTTTATCGCCATTGCTATTGGTATTGCGACGGCCTTGCTTATGATACCATTTATTGTAGCGCCAAAAAACTCTAGCAAAAGCAAATTATCCGCTTATGAGTGTGGCTTTGAGCCCGTAGGCGACGCTAGAAGCAAGTTTGATGTTCGTTTTTATTTAGTTGCGATTTTATTTATTATTTTTGATTTAGAAATAGCCTTCTTGTTTCCATGGGCGGTTACTTTAGGTAAAATAGGTTTTCTTGGATATTGCTCTATGATGATGTTTTTAGCTGTTTTAACAATTGGCTTTATTTATGAATGGTTTAAAGGTGCTTTGGAATGGGAGTAG
- a CDS encoding pyridoxal phosphate-dependent aminotransferase family protein: MTSLDLYCTQKLNKLEHQKISRELKNIDILGENKISFNHKVLTNFSSNDYFGLAEHPELMKVAKSALDRFGIGAKSSRLICGNHELYEQLESKLANFVNSPKALVFGSGYLASSSVVPVLCDRHDLIIADKLIHSCLLDGAMLSKAKFLRYEHNNLRQLEKLILDNKEKYKKILIITETIFSMDGDHANINQIIEIAKKYKSIILSDNAHGFGLNEKTNYYEGHIKLGTLSKGIGCYGGYVAGSEALCSLMLNKARGFIYSTALPASIIAAAIKAIELIEKGDVVEDLKRNIDLFSCKAGLSSRCSPIFVKKFVTIDQMQKKHNYIIENGFYTGAIRPPTVKEPRLRISISATHDKSDLVKLAELL, encoded by the coding sequence ATGACAAGCCTAGATTTATATTGTACGCAAAAGCTAAATAAATTAGAACATCAAAAAATTTCTCGAGAGCTTAAGAATATTGATATCTTAGGAGAAAATAAGATTAGTTTTAACCATAAGGTTTTGACTAATTTTTCTTCTAATGATTATTTTGGTTTAGCTGAACATCCAGAATTAATGAAAGTGGCAAAGTCAGCTCTTGATAGGTTTGGTATAGGTGCTAAATCATCAAGATTAATATGTGGTAATCACGAATTATATGAGCAATTAGAGTCTAAATTAGCTAACTTTGTAAATAGCCCCAAAGCTCTTGTTTTTGGCAGTGGTTATTTGGCTTCAAGTAGTGTGGTGCCAGTATTATGCGATAGGCATGATTTAATTATAGCGGATAAGTTAATACATTCTTGTTTGTTGGATGGAGCTATGTTGAGCAAAGCTAAATTTTTGCGCTATGAGCATAATAATTTACGGCAGCTAGAAAAGTTAATTTTAGACAATAAAGAAAAATATAAAAAAATTTTAATCATAACAGAGACAATTTTTTCTATGGATGGTGATCATGCAAATATTAATCAAATCATTGAAATTGCAAAAAAATATAAATCTATAATATTAAGCGATAATGCGCATGGCTTTGGTTTAAATGAAAAAACTAATTATTATGAAGGTCATATTAAACTTGGCACTTTATCCAAAGGGATTGGTTGCTATGGTGGCTATGTGGCTGGCTCTGAAGCTTTATGTTCTTTAATGCTAAATAAAGCTAGGGGCTTCATATACAGCACTGCTCTACCTGCCAGCATCATAGCTGCTGCAATTAAAGCAATAGAGTTAATAGAAAAAGGTGATGTAGTGGAGGATTTAAAAAGAAATATAGATTTATTTAGCTGTAAAGCTGGTCTCTCATCTAGATGTAGTCCAATATTTGTTAAAAAATTTGTAACTATAGATCAGATGCAGAAAAAACATAATTACATAATAGAGAATGGTTTTTACACAGGTGCAATCAGGCCCCCAACAGTGAAAGAGCCAAGATTAAGGATAAGTATTAGCGCCACTCATGACAAAAGTGATTTAGTTAAATTAGCAGAATTATTATAG